One genomic segment of Pseudomonas chlororaphis subsp. aurantiaca includes these proteins:
- a CDS encoding iron-containing redox enzyme family protein gives MWRQFYRSVSNPESFLGDVSIRRLMGLAAPGETGAEGLPGLRVQIEHWRDEQARVYRELASQAAELGNQREFAEALLVHSAPLASVLGCWLQGMSAPGVFEDSAQLKLMELLAHDVGVGRPLASRADHFKSLLVQAGLTAYAVSPFELSTLPDLPDELFELPALLQAISRRSDAFGDTLCGIDYAWRALGLSPWWAVLDAQQLDVRRLDLNQLDEGADDSSALEISQWVCEQVANQGNIRRLQLETGAQWLFAALKTFNEQLLVHCRAAVSPERLMGKMIQRMARAGAVYHQDYKMEGRSLAQWLREAQVDPVPLLEMLSRSRLIVPGNAEKSLLVNTLVAPNGRMFRIFSEADLSVIRKWIDGLSGPILRAEAVEVPAPSPCNTVVPQVLGEGILEQGQWPRSLREAYFVLQGRALAPRTQAFAQAYVTRWLEQSRRSLQNSERTLPESWNVGVLREWLLDKHDRHGQEFEESDPAAMPSREEIVDSTLQLAPLTLIDGAWLQGFTDLTLASSHVGYALFQTYWDELGNGSYALNHPKIYRDGLRQMGLELAPTGAREFAEDERLREASFRLPVYWLCLGKLPVTFMPEILGMNLAMELSGVGGSYRSARRFLRHYGFSTAFVDLHNTIDNVTTGHSAWAVDAIDAYMRQVAASKPAELAEHWQRVRVGYESLAPQPDRLTSWLQRLGIGSAGAVLPRSKTRGEDQALFHHEPIVPAAPVGVTA, from the coding sequence ATGTGGCGCCAGTTTTATCGATCAGTCAGCAACCCCGAGAGCTTTCTGGGGGATGTCAGTATTCGGCGCCTGATGGGCCTGGCCGCACCGGGGGAAACCGGTGCGGAGGGGCTGCCCGGGTTGCGGGTGCAGATCGAGCACTGGCGTGACGAGCAGGCCCGGGTTTACCGCGAACTGGCCAGCCAGGCTGCGGAGCTGGGCAACCAACGGGAATTCGCCGAGGCCCTGCTGGTGCACTCGGCGCCATTGGCCTCGGTGCTGGGCTGCTGGCTGCAAGGCATGAGCGCCCCCGGGGTCTTCGAGGACAGCGCGCAGCTCAAGCTCATGGAGCTGCTGGCCCACGACGTGGGCGTGGGGCGGCCCCTGGCATCGCGCGCCGATCACTTCAAATCGCTGTTGGTGCAGGCGGGGCTGACCGCCTATGCGGTTTCGCCGTTCGAGCTTTCCACGCTCCCCGACCTGCCCGACGAACTGTTCGAATTACCGGCATTGCTGCAAGCGATCAGCCGCCGCAGCGATGCCTTTGGCGACACCCTATGCGGCATCGATTATGCCTGGCGCGCCCTGGGGCTGAGCCCCTGGTGGGCGGTGCTGGACGCGCAGCAGCTGGACGTCCGCCGACTCGACCTGAACCAACTGGATGAAGGCGCGGACGACAGCTCGGCGCTGGAGATCTCCCAGTGGGTCTGCGAGCAGGTCGCCAACCAGGGCAACATTCGCCGCCTGCAACTGGAGACGGGCGCCCAGTGGTTGTTCGCGGCCCTGAAGACTTTCAACGAGCAGCTGCTGGTGCATTGTCGGGCCGCGGTATCGCCCGAGCGCCTGATGGGCAAGATGATCCAGCGCATGGCTCGGGCCGGCGCGGTCTATCACCAGGATTACAAGATGGAAGGCCGCAGCCTGGCGCAGTGGCTGCGTGAGGCCCAGGTCGACCCCGTTCCGTTGCTGGAGATGCTTTCGCGCAGCCGCCTGATCGTGCCCGGCAACGCCGAGAAGAGCCTGCTGGTCAACACCCTGGTCGCGCCGAATGGGCGCATGTTCCGGATTTTCAGCGAGGCCGACCTGAGCGTCATCCGCAAATGGATCGATGGCCTGTCCGGCCCGATCCTGCGCGCAGAAGCGGTTGAAGTACCAGCGCCAAGCCCTTGCAATACAGTGGTTCCACAGGTGTTGGGCGAGGGCATTCTGGAGCAGGGCCAGTGGCCCAGGAGCCTGCGCGAGGCCTATTTCGTCTTGCAGGGCAGGGCGCTGGCGCCGCGTACCCAGGCTTTTGCCCAGGCGTATGTGACGCGCTGGCTGGAGCAGTCGCGCCGCTCGCTGCAAAACTCCGAACGCACCTTGCCCGAGTCCTGGAATGTCGGCGTATTGCGCGAATGGCTGCTGGACAAGCACGACCGCCACGGCCAGGAGTTCGAAGAAAGCGACCCGGCGGCCATGCCGTCACGCGAAGAAATCGTCGACTCCACCCTGCAACTGGCGCCGCTGACCCTGATCGATGGAGCCTGGCTGCAGGGCTTCACCGACCTGACTCTGGCTTCATCCCATGTCGGTTACGCATTGTTCCAGACCTACTGGGACGAGCTGGGCAACGGTTCCTATGCGTTGAACCATCCGAAAATCTACCGCGACGGCCTGCGCCAGATGGGGCTGGAGCTGGCGCCTACCGGTGCCCGCGAGTTCGCCGAAGATGAGCGGCTGCGCGAGGCGTCGTTCCGCTTGCCGGTCTACTGGCTGTGCCTGGGCAAGCTGCCGGTGACTTTCATGCCGGAAATCCTCGGCATGAACCTGGCGATGGAGCTGTCGGGGGTGGGCGGCAGCTACCGCTCGGCCCGGCGCTTCCTTCGGCACTACGGCTTCAGCACGGCGTTCGTTGACCTGCACAACACCATCGATAACGTCACCACCGGGCATTCGGCCTGGGCGGTGGACGCCATCGATGCCTACATGCGCCAGGTCGCCGCGTCGAAGCCGGCGGAACTGGCAGAACACTGGCAGCGGGTCCGCGTCGGCTACGAGTCCCTGGCACCGCAGCCGGACCGCCTGACGTCCTGGTTGCAGCGCCTGGGTATCGGCTCCGCGGGCGCGGTGCTGCCCCGGAGCAAGACGCGGGGCGAGGACCAGGCGCTGTTCCATCACGAACCTATTGTCCCTGCCGCGCCGGTTGGCGTAACGGCCTGA
- a CDS encoding inosamine-phosphate amidinotransferase 1, which produces MSLVNVHNEWDPLEEMIVGVAQGAQVPRPDRGLFALDYSEQHDYIEDIPSGPYPQQVIEEASEDLDAFAAFLRSHGVIVRRPDVTDHRAVFGTSAWKTDGEYNYCPRDVLLPIGQTIIEAPMALRSRYLEPFAYRRHLAEYFASGSNWISAPKPQLLDSTYRINPKNGSIIANDEPIFDAANVIRVGEDILYLVSRSGNELGCQWLQRVLGDRYRVHPVSGVYDGTHLDTTITVVRPGLVVLCPERIRKDQVPALFKNWDIIWAPEMVDTGYCWSYPRASIWQGMNFIMVNPALAVINDQQVPLIRALEKHGIDVAPLKMRHARSLSGGFHCVSVDIRRRGTLEDYR; this is translated from the coding sequence ATGTCTCTGGTCAACGTGCACAACGAGTGGGATCCGCTGGAAGAAATGATCGTCGGCGTCGCCCAGGGCGCGCAGGTGCCGCGCCCCGACCGTGGCCTGTTCGCGCTGGATTACAGCGAGCAGCATGACTACATCGAGGACATTCCATCCGGCCCCTATCCGCAGCAGGTGATCGAGGAAGCCAGCGAGGACCTGGACGCCTTTGCCGCCTTCCTGCGTTCCCACGGGGTCATAGTGCGGCGCCCGGACGTCACTGATCATCGCGCGGTATTCGGCACCTCCGCCTGGAAAACCGACGGCGAATACAACTATTGCCCGCGGGATGTGCTGCTGCCCATCGGCCAGACCATCATCGAGGCGCCGATGGCGCTGCGCAGCCGCTACCTGGAACCGTTCGCCTATCGCCGACACCTGGCCGAATACTTTGCCAGCGGCTCCAACTGGATTTCCGCGCCCAAGCCGCAGCTGCTGGATAGCACCTACCGGATCAACCCCAAGAACGGCTCGATCATTGCCAATGACGAGCCGATCTTCGACGCCGCCAACGTGATCCGCGTCGGCGAGGACATCCTCTATCTGGTTTCGCGCAGCGGCAACGAACTGGGTTGCCAGTGGCTGCAGCGGGTGCTGGGCGATCGTTACCGGGTGCACCCGGTGAGTGGTGTGTATGACGGCACGCACCTGGACACCACCATCACCGTGGTCCGCCCGGGGCTGGTGGTGCTGTGTCCGGAGCGGATTCGCAAGGACCAGGTGCCGGCGCTGTTCAAGAACTGGGACATCATCTGGGCGCCGGAAATGGTCGACACCGGCTATTGCTGGTCCTACCCGCGCGCGTCGATCTGGCAGGGCATGAACTTCATCATGGTCAACCCGGCGCTGGCGGTGATCAACGACCAGCAGGTGCCGCTGATTCGCGCCCTGGAGAAACACGGTATCGATGTGGCGCCGCTGAAAATGCGCCATGCCCGCAGCCTCAGTGGCGGCTTCCATTGTGTGTCGGTCGACATTCGTCGCCGCGGCACCCTTGAAGACTATCGTTGA
- a CDS encoding LysE family translocator, translating into MQNLDYYAVILFAISTCVTPGPNNVMLMSSGVNFGISRTLRHVAGINIGFPLMLIAVGLGAGAVFHRYPSLHDILQVIGALYMLYLAYRIATAPTVDLDDQGGRPLGFTGAALFQWVNPKAWIMAVGAVLAYTTPVGSYSAQILLIALIFFLFGSPCSMVWVLFGRYLRRFLSEPNRLRLFNISMSVLLVVSLIPALKSLPVSSWLHG; encoded by the coding sequence ATGCAGAATCTGGACTACTACGCCGTCATCCTGTTCGCGATTTCCACCTGCGTGACGCCGGGGCCGAACAACGTGATGCTGATGTCCTCCGGGGTCAACTTCGGCATCAGCCGCACCCTGCGCCACGTTGCGGGCATCAATATCGGCTTTCCGCTGATGCTGATCGCGGTGGGGCTCGGCGCCGGCGCGGTATTCCATCGTTATCCCAGCCTGCACGACATCCTGCAGGTGATCGGTGCCCTGTACATGCTGTACCTGGCCTACCGGATCGCCACGGCGCCCACGGTCGATCTCGACGATCAGGGCGGGCGCCCGCTGGGCTTCACCGGCGCGGCGCTGTTCCAGTGGGTCAACCCCAAGGCCTGGATCATGGCGGTGGGCGCGGTCCTGGCCTACACCACGCCGGTCGGTTCCTACAGTGCGCAGATCCTGCTGATCGCCTTGATCTTCTTTCTCTTCGGTTCGCCCTGCTCGATGGTCTGGGTGCTGTTCGGACGTTATTTGCGGCGCTTTCTCAGTGAGCCGAACCGGCTCCGGCTGTTCAACATTTCAATGAGTGTGTTGTTGGTGGTGTCGTTGATTCCGGCATTAAAAAGCCTGCCGGTCTCAAGTTGGTTGCACGGATGA
- a CDS encoding carbamoyltransferase family protein: MATYVLGISAFYHDSAAALVKDGVPVAAAQEERFTRVRHDAAFPANAIKYCLDAEGIGLDELTAVVYYEDPQEKFSRMISSFASGGISGARTFISTMPEWIRWKLNVLKFIDEKLEELGRGTGPLTIASQHHRSHAAAAFFPSPFEQAAVLCIDGIGEWHSTTIWKGDGSKLDLMNSISYPHSVGLFYSAFTYYCGFKVDSGEYKLMGLAPYGRPIYADKIRKELINIRADGSFTLNMKYFEYLRGERMVGEAFEELFGGPVRKPESPITQRECDLAASVQQVTEEVVLGLATAAVRQTGYRNLCLAGGVALNCVANGVLSRSGRFDAIWIQPAAGDAGCALGAAMDYSVKRTGRPHLGSKKLDAMSGSLLGPGFGDEEIQAFLDANQYPYQRFEGAELYDETARHLADGAVVGWFQGRMEFGPRALGARSILGDPRNPEMQRTMNLKIKYRESFRPFAPAVLDEDAQIYFDICEKSPYMLMVSQVNDSIKTAESLQPGGPERGLGSINSIRSQLPAVTHVDLSARVQTVTEENNAPFTHLLRSFKKRTGCSVLVNTSFNVRGEPIVCKPEEAYACFMRTEMDVLVLGSFILERTTQPEFVEEVDWRNEIPLD; encoded by the coding sequence ATGGCTACTTACGTATTAGGGATTTCGGCGTTCTATCACGACAGCGCCGCTGCGCTGGTGAAGGACGGGGTGCCGGTGGCTGCGGCCCAGGAAGAGCGCTTCACGCGGGTGCGGCACGACGCGGCGTTTCCGGCCAATGCCATCAAGTACTGCCTGGACGCCGAGGGGATCGGCCTCGATGAGCTGACCGCCGTGGTCTACTACGAAGACCCGCAGGAAAAGTTCTCGCGGATGATTTCCTCCTTCGCCAGTGGCGGCATCAGCGGCGCGCGCACTTTCATCAGCACCATGCCGGAATGGATCCGCTGGAAGCTCAACGTGCTCAAGTTCATCGACGAGAAGCTCGAGGAACTGGGACGTGGTACCGGACCGCTCACCATCGCCTCGCAGCACCACCGTTCCCATGCCGCGGCGGCGTTTTTCCCATCGCCGTTCGAACAGGCGGCGGTGTTGTGCATCGACGGCATCGGCGAATGGCATTCGACCACGATCTGGAAGGGCGACGGCTCCAAGCTCGACCTGATGAACTCGATTTCCTATCCGCACTCGGTCGGCCTGTTCTACTCGGCGTTCACCTATTACTGCGGCTTCAAGGTCGACTCCGGCGAGTACAAGCTCATGGGCCTGGCGCCTTACGGCCGGCCGATCTATGCCGACAAGATCCGCAAGGAACTGATCAACATCCGCGCCGACGGCTCTTTCACCTTGAACATGAAGTACTTCGAGTACCTGCGTGGCGAGCGCATGGTCGGCGAAGCGTTCGAGGAACTGTTCGGCGGTCCGGTGCGCAAGCCGGAGAGCCCGATCACCCAGCGCGAATGCGACCTGGCGGCCTCGGTACAGCAGGTGACCGAGGAAGTGGTGCTGGGGCTGGCCACTGCGGCCGTGCGGCAGACCGGTTACCGCAACCTGTGCCTGGCCGGTGGCGTGGCGCTCAACTGTGTGGCCAACGGTGTGCTCAGCCGTTCCGGACGTTTCGACGCGATCTGGATTCAGCCTGCGGCCGGCGACGCCGGTTGTGCCCTGGGGGCGGCCATGGACTATTCGGTCAAGCGCACCGGGCGTCCGCACCTGGGCAGCAAGAAGCTCGACGCCATGAGCGGCAGCCTGTTGGGGCCGGGTTTTGGCGATGAAGAGATCCAGGCGTTCCTCGACGCCAACCAGTATCCGTACCAGCGCTTCGAGGGTGCCGAGCTGTATGACGAAACCGCGCGGCACCTGGCCGACGGCGCCGTGGTCGGCTGGTTCCAGGGACGCATGGAGTTCGGCCCGCGAGCCCTGGGCGCGCGTTCGATCCTCGGCGATCCACGCAATCCCGAGATGCAGCGCACCATGAACCTGAAGATCAAGTACCGCGAATCCTTCCGGCCCTTTGCCCCGGCGGTGCTGGACGAGGATGCCCAGATCTACTTCGACATCTGCGAGAAGAGCCCGTACATGCTGATGGTTTCGCAGGTCAACGACTCGATCAAGACCGCCGAGTCGTTGCAGCCCGGCGGCCCCGAGCGTGGCCTGGGCAGCATCAACTCGATCCGTTCGCAGCTGCCGGCGGTGACCCACGTCGACCTGTCGGCGCGGGTGCAGACGGTGACCGAAGAAAACAACGCGCCGTTCACCCATCTGCTGCGCAGTTTCAAGAAGCGCACCGGCTGCTCGGTGCTGGTCAACACCTCGTTCAACGTGCGCGGCGAACCGATCGTGTGCAAGCCGGAAGAAGCCTACGCCTGCTTCATGCGCACCGAGATGGATGTGCTGGTGCTGGGCAGCTTCATTCTCGAGCGCACGACCCAGCCGGAGTTCGTCGAAGAGGTCGACTGGCGCAACGAGATCCCGCTGGACTGA
- a CDS encoding aspartate aminotransferase family protein — protein MSTVIYKNLNASPIHAVNGAGVWLEDASGKRYLDTCGGVAVSSLGHGHPRIAAAIEQQAKKLSWAHAGSFTTAAAEELADLLVGASGGLAKAQFLSGGSEVMELAMKIAYQYQCERGLPGKSIFISRQQSYHGSTLGTLAISGNLQRRGVFEPLLGPAEFVSPCYAYRHQGTDESDEQYGTRLALELDEKIRALGSDRVAAFFAETVVGSTNGAVPPVPGYFRKIKAVCERHDVLLILDEVMAGMGRTGRFFAYEDDGIVPDMVAVGKGLAAGYQPISALLVSSQVHEAMAGNSGVLGNGQTHVNHPLACAVALEVQRVIQDENLLPAVRLRGEQLRHGLRECLARFEHVGDVRGRGLFVGVEFVQDRNTREPYHGGGRYAASLKAQALEQGLLIYPGSGTADGVHGNHVLFAPPFISSEADIAEMVERFTAVVEACQQG, from the coding sequence ATGTCAACGGTCATCTACAAGAACTTGAATGCCTCACCGATTCACGCCGTCAATGGTGCTGGGGTCTGGCTTGAGGATGCTTCGGGCAAACGCTACCTCGACACGTGCGGCGGGGTGGCCGTTTCCAGCCTGGGACATGGACATCCACGGATCGCCGCGGCCATCGAGCAGCAGGCGAAAAAACTCAGTTGGGCCCATGCCGGCAGCTTCACCACGGCCGCCGCCGAGGAGTTGGCGGACCTGCTGGTGGGGGCCTCCGGCGGGTTGGCCAAGGCGCAGTTTCTCTCCGGCGGCTCCGAGGTCATGGAGCTGGCGATGAAAATTGCCTACCAATATCAGTGCGAGCGCGGGCTGCCGGGCAAATCGATCTTTATCTCGCGGCAGCAGAGCTACCACGGCAGCACCCTGGGGACCCTGGCGATTTCCGGCAACCTCCAGCGTCGCGGGGTCTTCGAGCCGCTGCTCGGGCCCGCCGAATTCGTCTCGCCCTGTTATGCCTATCGCCATCAGGGCACCGATGAAAGCGATGAGCAGTACGGGACTCGCCTGGCGCTGGAGCTGGACGAAAAGATCAGGGCGCTGGGCAGCGACAGGGTGGCGGCGTTCTTCGCCGAGACCGTGGTCGGCTCCACCAACGGCGCGGTGCCGCCGGTGCCGGGGTACTTCCGCAAGATCAAGGCGGTGTGCGAGCGCCACGACGTGCTGCTGATCCTCGACGAGGTGATGGCCGGCATGGGGCGTACCGGCAGGTTCTTCGCCTACGAAGACGACGGCATCGTGCCGGACATGGTCGCGGTCGGCAAAGGCCTGGCAGCCGGTTACCAGCCGATCTCGGCGTTGCTGGTCAGCAGCCAGGTGCATGAGGCCATGGCGGGCAACTCCGGGGTGCTGGGCAACGGCCAGACCCACGTCAACCATCCGTTGGCCTGCGCCGTTGCGCTGGAGGTGCAGCGGGTCATCCAGGACGAGAACCTGCTGCCGGCCGTGCGCTTGCGCGGCGAGCAACTGCGCCACGGCCTGCGCGAGTGCCTGGCGCGCTTCGAGCATGTCGGCGATGTGCGCGGACGCGGCCTGTTCGTCGGCGTGGAGTTCGTTCAGGACCGGAACACCCGCGAGCCCTATCACGGTGGCGGCCGTTACGCCGCGAGCCTCAAGGCGCAGGCGCTGGAACAAGGGCTGCTGATTTATCCGGGCAGCGGAACCGCCGACGGTGTTCACGGCAACCACGTGCTGTTCGCGCCGCCCTTCATCTCCAGCGAGGCGGACATCGCCGAAATGGTCGAGCGCTTCACGGCGGTAGTCGAGGCCTGCCAGCAGGGTTAG
- a CDS encoding formyltransferase family protein — MQTIEPCKDKVLLSVCTMDWCDHGVEFAKTVFSNLEVFCWDPGDPYPYHLEDWEGDWIISYRGDFIFPPSIYQRARKGAINLHPAPPKYRGLGSQYYAIYYQDETYGSTCHHLAPSVDSGDIIHVARFNIAPAETASSLRLHVGAYCLQQFIHLLTDYILQGRPLPVSPERWGERLYKQSELKPWMEKIRAEEPDHRCFK; from the coding sequence ATGCAGACCATCGAACCATGCAAGGACAAAGTTCTATTGTCGGTGTGCACCATGGACTGGTGCGATCACGGCGTTGAATTCGCCAAGACGGTTTTTTCCAACCTGGAAGTGTTCTGTTGGGACCCGGGCGACCCCTATCCGTATCACCTGGAAGACTGGGAGGGCGACTGGATCATTTCCTATCGCGGCGACTTCATCTTCCCGCCGAGCATCTATCAGCGGGCCCGCAAGGGCGCGATCAACCTGCACCCGGCGCCGCCCAAGTACCGCGGCCTGGGCAGCCAGTACTACGCGATCTACTACCAGGACGAAACCTACGGTTCGACCTGCCATCACCTGGCGCCCTCGGTGGACAGCGGCGACATCATCCACGTCGCGCGTTTCAACATCGCCCCGGCGGAAACCGCGTCTTCGCTGCGCCTGCACGTCGGCGCCTATTGCCTGCAGCAGTTCATCCACCTGTTGACCGACTACATCCTGCAAGGCCGTCCGCTGCCGGTGTCGCCCGAGCGCTGGGGCGAGCGGCTGTACAAGCAATCCGAACTCAAACCCTGGATGGAAAAGATCCGGGCCGAAGAACCCGATCATCGCTGCTTCAAGTAG
- a CDS encoding LysE family translocator, with product MFDLSSFGAAMAVYVIGTASPGPGNLAIANTSLSYGRTPGLALAAGVISGSLCWGAMTAAGVSALLMSNTQVLVWLKILGACYLLWLAYKSIRGALSSSAVNLNRARAKQSRTLGFYLQGLGIHLTNPKAALTWFTVTTVGLSATAPSWASFVLVGSCAVAGFVIFCAYALAFSARSAEPFFVRTRKAFGLVCGAFYAMVAAGFIGSLL from the coding sequence ATGTTTGATTTATCGAGCTTTGGTGCTGCTATGGCCGTTTACGTCATCGGAACCGCCAGCCCTGGCCCGGGTAACCTAGCGATTGCCAACACCTCGCTCAGCTACGGGCGTACCCCGGGGCTGGCGCTGGCGGCCGGGGTCATTTCCGGTTCGTTGTGCTGGGGCGCGATGACGGCCGCGGGCGTCTCGGCCTTGCTGATGTCCAACACCCAGGTGCTGGTCTGGCTGAAGATCCTCGGCGCCTGCTACCTGTTATGGCTGGCCTACAAATCCATCCGCGGCGCCCTGAGCTCGAGCGCGGTCAACCTCAATCGCGCCCGGGCCAAACAGAGCCGCACGCTGGGGTTCTACCTGCAAGGGCTGGGCATCCACCTGACCAACCCCAAGGCGGCCCTGACCTGGTTCACCGTGACCACTGTCGGCCTCAGCGCCACGGCACCCTCCTGGGCCAGCTTCGTGCTGGTGGGCAGCTGTGCGGTCGCCGGCTTCGTGATTTTCTGCGCCTATGCCCTGGCCTTTTCCGCGCGTTCGGCGGAGCCGTTTTTCGTCCGCACGCGCAAGGCTTTCGGCCTGGTCTGCGGCGCGTTCTACGCGATGGTCGCCGCGGGCTTCATCGGGTCCTTGCTGTAA
- a CDS encoding LysE family translocator, whose amino-acid sequence MPLSIDLLLAFALFAFVTSVTPGPNNTMLLASGVNFGFRRTVPHILGISSGFLVLVLAVGLGLGAVFEAYPVLYKVLRYVGAAYLLYLAWNIARSGPVSQEVDGKGRPLGFWGAAAFQWVNPKAWVMALGAISTYTPLQGYFFNVVVIASLFALINAPSVGVWAGFGSVLRNVLRDPRWLRLFNYGMALLLVISLFPLLQA is encoded by the coding sequence ATGCCGTTGTCGATCGACTTGTTGTTGGCTTTCGCCTTGTTTGCCTTTGTCACCTCGGTGACCCCCGGACCGAACAACACCATGCTGCTGGCCTCGGGGGTGAATTTCGGGTTCCGTCGCACGGTGCCGCATATCCTCGGGATCAGTTCGGGGTTCCTGGTGCTGGTGCTGGCCGTCGGCCTGGGCCTGGGCGCCGTGTTCGAAGCCTATCCGGTGCTGTACAAGGTGCTGCGCTACGTCGGTGCGGCCTATCTGCTGTACCTGGCCTGGAACATCGCCCGTTCCGGGCCGGTGTCCCAGGAAGTCGACGGCAAGGGCCGGCCGCTGGGGTTCTGGGGCGCCGCGGCGTTCCAGTGGGTCAACCCCAAGGCCTGGGTCATGGCGCTGGGGGCTATCAGCACCTACACGCCGTTGCAGGGTTACTTTTTCAACGTGGTGGTGATCGCCAGCCTGTTTGCCTTGATCAACGCGCCGAGCGTCGGGGTCTGGGCCGGGTTCGGCAGCGTGCTGCGCAATGTCCTGCGCGATCCGCGCTGGCTGCGCCTGTTCAACTACGGCATGGCCTTGCTGCTGGTGATTTCCTTGTTCCCGCTGCTGCAAGCCTGA